A window of Limosilactobacillus reuteri genomic DNA:
TATTGGTGGTGGAGCAACAAGCTTAATAAGAGCAACCATTATGGCTGAACTTGGTCTTCTTCATCGATATTTAAATTTAGACCGTCTTGATGGGTGGGCACTGAGCTTATTAATTGGATTAGTTATTGACCCGTTGCTATTGCTTACATTAGGCGGTCAATTAAGCTATTTACTTTCTTTTATTCTTCAAGTTCTTCCAGAATCAGTACGCGGTTTTAAGCAGTCTTTATTATCGAATTTAATTAGTTTACCTTCCTTATTGAGCTATGTATATGAGGTTCATCTTCTGAGCTTTGGGGTTAGTTATTTAATAATTCCGCTGTTTTCTACGGTTGTTTTTCCGGCGGTCTTGGTTGGAGCGCTTAGTTTTAGGCTTATTGCGCCACTAACCTATCTAATTAATACTGGGTTAAAATGCTTTCAATATATTTTAAATTGGTTATCTGATTTTCCCGGAATGATTCATTTTGGGAAGCCACCATTAATTTTGGCCTTTCTATTATTTGCAGCATCGTTACTTGTCATTTCTCAAGATACATCTTTAAAATCATGGAAAATATTAGCCCTATTGTATGTAATTACTGGGGGGATAATTCATTTTCCGTTTAATGGTGAGGTTACTTTTGTTGATATTGGGCAGGGAGATTCAATAATTATTAGAGAACCTTTTAATCGACGAGTAACAATGATTGACACAGGAGGGAAATTAAATTTTAAAAAGCCAAATTGGGCGATTTCAAAGCACTCTCAAGATGATGCCCAACGAATAACCATTAATTATTTGAAAAGTAAAGGTATTAGGCGGATTGATAATATTTGTTTAACTCATCATGATGCAGATCATATCGGCTATTTAACAACCGTTTTGGATAATATAGCGGTGAAAAGACTGATTTTACCGGCAGGGATGGAAAAACAATCAGCACTTCTTAATAAAGTAAGGACTGCTGAAAAGTCATCGCCAGCGATAGTTCCGGTGACTGATGATGTTAGGTTGCCGTCATTTCCATTACAAATTTTACATCCTTTTGTTCCAGGAGAAGGGAAAAATGAAGATTCTTTAGTGTTAGCTGGGACATTTGGCGGAAAAAGATTTCTGTTTACTGGAGATTTAGATCAGGAAAATGAAGAAAAGATTGTTCGAAAGTATTCACAACTAAAAATAGATATCTTAAAAGCTGGGCATCATGGCAGTAAAACTGCTAGTAGTTATTCATTTTTACAGACAATTGCTCCTAAGTATGCGATAATTTCAGCTGGAAGATTTAATAGGTACCATCATCCTGATGAAATAACGATAAGAAATTTTCAAAAATTAAATATTAATTACTTATCAACGCAACAATTTGGGATGATACAATATGTATACTATGGTCAAAATGGAAAAATAAAAACAACCTTGAGGGGAGATGAAACAAGTTGGACATTGCCCAATTATCTACACAATTAAAAACTAAAACCCCAGCAATGGTATATTTAATTTTAGGAAAACAACAGGTTCTTCAACAACAGGCAATTGATGCCTTTACAAGCCTTATTCCAGAAAATGAACAGGTCATGAATGTTGGTCGATATGATATGGAAGCCACACCATTGGCAGTTGCTTTGGATGATGCGATGGCGACTCCATTTTTTGGTGAGCGACGATTAGTTATTATCAATAAACCGGTTTTCTTAACTGGTGAAAAAAAGCATTCAAAAGTTGAGCATGATTTGGACAGCTTAAAAAAGTACCTTGAACACCCAGAACCGTCTACAATTTTAGTTTTTGCGGCCCCTTATGAAAAGCTTGATGGACGAAAAGGGATTGTAAAACAATTAAAGAAGACAGCGGTTTTAGTTGATGCTAGTCCACTTGATGAACCAGCAGCTCGTCAAAGAGTGAGAACTCAACTGTCAACTGCTGGTTTTGAAATATCAGAAGCCGCTTTGGATGAGTTGGTTCAACGAACTAATGCGGATTATGGGATGATGGATGCAAGCTTAACTAAATTAAAGATTTTAGCTTATCATGAAAAAAAGATTGATCAAAACATGGTAGCCGCTCTAGTTCCACAATCGTTAGATGAAAATGTCTTTGATTTAGTCACTGCGGTTCTTAAGCATAATCAAATAAAAGCCTTAGATCTCTATCAACAGCTACTAGCAGGCCAACAGCCACCGTTAAGGATTAATGCGGTGCTAGTAGGTCAGTTTCGGCTGCTGATTCAAATAAAAGTATTAAGCAAACGCGGCCTTACGCAAGGGAGTCTTGCAAGTCAGCTTAATGTCCATCCTTATCGGATTAAATTAGGATTAAAAACTGTGCGTGATTTTTCAATGCAAGCGTTGGAGAATGCCTATTTGGGGTTGATTCGTATTGAACAATCTTTGAAAACAACTCAACGCGATCCATCACTTTTGTTTCAGTTATTTATGTTGCAGTATTCTCAGCAGAGCAAAAAAGCAGGAGCATGAGATACAAAAAAGGGGGCTCTGACATAAGTCCCTAAATTAAGAAGATCCATTCGGAAATTGAAAAGGGCTATAATGCCCTCTGAGTATACAGATGAAATAGAAAATTCATCTTATACTCGGAGGGCTTTTTCTATGGGAAGAAAATCTAAATACTCAGCAGAGGAAAAACTCTTAATCCTCAATGAAGTTTTACGAAATGGAATCCATAAGGTAATAACTAAGTACAAGATTAGCCAAAAAACTATCAGGCGGTGGAGTCTTCTATACAAGTATCAGGGAATGCCAGGACTTCAAACAAGTCATCATAATCAAAGCTACTCTAAAGAATTTAAAAACTCATTGGTTGAACAATATCAACAAACAGATGAGGCATTAGATTTATTTGCGATAAAACACGGTTTACGATCTCAAAGGCAACTAGAACAATGGATTATCCGGTATAATGAATCTAACTTAAAGGCCTATACGCCAAGAAAGCGAGATTCAAAAATGAGTGGACGAAAGACTGACTTTGAAGAACGACTTACTATCATTGAAGAGTTGATTAAGCATGATGTGAACTACAATTGGGCAGTTGAAAAGTACCATATTAGTTACCAACAAGTTTATGGCTGGTATCAAAAGTATCGCAAAAGCGGTAATGACCCAGAATCACTTCGTGATCGCCGAGGCAAAGCTAAGCCAGAAGAGAAGTGGACGGAAGTTGACCGACTCAAGGCAGAAAATCGCTTATTAAGGGCTCAGCTAGAAAAGCAAGAGATGGAGATTGCGTTCGCAAAAAAATTAACAGAAATACGCAATCGGGAGGTGGAAAAGGACTCCGGTACCAAGCCATCAAAGAACTAAATCAAGAAAATGGATGGTCAATTAGCCAGTTGTGTAAAATAGCTGATTCTTCGCGAGATGGTTATTACAAATGGCTCAATCGAAAGCCAAGTCGATATCATAATGAGCAAGCAGAGTTACTTGAAGCGATTGTAGAGTTAGAAGAAGAACATAATTGGACGCTGGGATATTTAGCGATGACTACACAGTTAAGCTTTGAAAACCGTTTAAGCTTTACCGCTGGATTAAAACGAATAACTAATTGCATGCGTAAGCATGGAATTAGAGCAAATATTAGGAAGAAGAAGCGCAATCGAATTCAACGCCATGAAGAATACATCAATGACAACTTATTGCAGGGACAATTCGACCGTGAAACTAAAAATGAAGTGTGGGTTACCGACACAACGGAAGTTGCCTACGGCGAACACACACTTCATAAAGTACGAGTACACGTTATTTTAGATTTATATGGTCGTTACGCTTTAAGCTACAATATTTCAGACACAGAAACTTCATCAGCAGTAATTGAAACCTTTAATCGTGCTTTTACGGTTGAACCTGATGCGCAACCAATGGTCCATACTGACCGCGGATCAGCTTACTGCTCAAGTATGTTCAACGACTACTTAGCCTCTAAAAATTGTATTCATAGTATGTCACACCCCGGTCATCCTTAGGAAAACTCCCCCATAGAGCGTTGGTGGAATGACTTCAAGCTAATCTGGATTAACAAACATAATCGTCCTAAGACGCTAGCAGAGCTAGAACAGCTCGTCAAAGGAGCCATTGAATACTTTAATACCAAACGCGCTTACACAAGCAAAAACGGCTTGACCGCGGAAAAATTCCGCAATCAAGCCGCCTAAAATTTTTATCTATTTGATCTGTATACTTGACGGGACATAGTGCCGTCCTATGCCACGACTAAATTTTGAATTTGAGTTTGATACTCATCTTCAAGTTGCTTTGGTGATTTGAATCCACAGTGACTGTGAATTCTAACTGTGTTGTAAAACGTTTCAATGTACTGAAAAACTAGTCGTTTAGCTTCGGAGTATGAATGGATTTTAAACCGATTTATCCATTCACGCTTAATCAAGGCATGAAACGACTCAATGCAGGCATTATCCCAAGGATAAGCTTTCTTTGAATAGCTTAATGTCATATTAGCTGTAACTTGATTGTAAGCTTCAGACGTAAACTGGCTACCACGATCACTGTGCATGATTAATGGCTTGCTAATATGGCGACTGTGCTTAGTCTTTTCAATAAGTGGGATGACATTCGATACCTCCAAGGTTTCAGATAAGTCCCAACCAATGATCCGTCGGGAGTACAAGTCCATAATACTGGTTAAATAAACGAATCCGTCATGAACTGGAATATAAGTGGTGTCAATGCACCAAACGGCGTTTGGTCGCAATGGATTGAACTGCTCGTCTAAAATATTTATTAGCTGTTTATCAAACTTAGAATTGCGAGTGGTAGTCGTCCAAGGGGTTAGGTAAACGGCGTGAATGCCAAGTTCACGCATATACTTACCAACAGTTCGTTCAGCGATCTTATATCCTTTTGAGCGAAGTTCTTGGGTGATTTTGCCGGCACCGTAAATACAAAGGCTTTTGAGCCAAATTGCTTTAATTTCACCTTGAATAAACTTCTTCCGAAGCTTTCGCGGTGATTGGTGATTATGACGCTTTTCTCGTTGATAGTAACCACTTCTTGAGATTCCAACATAATCACACATACCATTGATGGAAGGGTGGGATTCCAAAGCGTGCTGAACGTCCATTTCTTGGTATACCTTTTCGGTAGTTACTTGCTCAGAATCCCGATTGATTTTTTTAATACTTCGATCGCTCCTTCAGCGTCACGAAGTTGACGCTTTAGTCGTGCAATCTCCTTGTCCTTATCGCTAGCAAAATTACCAGAGCCACGGCCAAACTCCCCAGTCTCAGTAAACAGCTTAATCCATTTATGTAATGTACTAGCCCCAATACCTAGATTCTTACTTATTTCATTCATGGTCATGTGATCCTTGTTATCTAAGTAATACTGAACGGCCTGTTCCTTAAATTCCTTGTCATAACTGTGCTTCGTCATTATTTGATCCTCCAATTTACTTCCTTAATTATACTAAATCAGAGTCTCTATTTAACTTGTATACTTTTTATTCTAGGCCCAAGGAAAACGGAGCTGAATGAAATCCGAAGATTTCATCCAACTCCGTTTATTATTAGGGACTTATGTCACAGCCCCCTCTTTTTGTGAAAAGTTAAAAATAAAAAAGCAACTAAATTAATAGTTGCTTTTTTATTACTTAGCGTAACGTGCTGAGAGACGTGACTTGTCACGTGCAGCCTTGTTAGCCTTGATAAGGCCCTTAGAGTGGGCACGGTCAATTGCTGAGATAGCAACCTTGTATAAGTCGTCAAGGTTATCTGCGCCAGCAAGCTTTGCCTTATCGAACTTCTTAATAGCAGTCCGCATTTGGCTTAATTGTGAAGCGTTACGTGCTTCAGCTTTTTCACTAGTACGAACACGTTCAATTGCTGATTTGATAATTGGCATGAGTTTCACCTCCGTTACCCGATTTTCAGTTGACCAGAATTTTCAACATTTGTCATTATACAAAAGACTAGCGAGCAATGCAATAGCTAACGACGATCAAGTCAAAATTTCATAGAAATAGTTGCAACATTGATAAATTTTATGTATATTTGTATAGGTTACTTCAAGCGAGTAATTTAATTGCCTCTTCTCAGTTTAGCGATCCTCACCGACGTTATACTTAGATCTTAGGCGCATTAATATTGAAAGGTGGGAAAATAGCATGGCTATTTCAAAAGAACGTAAAGATCAAATTATTAAGGAATTCGCAACTCACGAAGGAGATACTGGTTCTACTCAAGTTCAAGTTGCTGTTTTAACTGCTGACATCAACGAATTGAACGATCACCTTCGTACACACAAGCACGATTACCATTCACAACGTGGTTTAATGAAGAAGATTGGTCACCGTCGTAACTTATTAGCTTACTTACGTCGGACTGATTTACCTGCTTACCGTGAACTTATCCAAAAGTTAGGTTTACGTCGGTAATATTTTACTATCAAAGCACTTTGCCTTTTATATGAAGGTAAGGTGTTTTTTGTTTTTACTCCATTATTTCCACTGATTGTGGTAAGATATTTATAACTATAATGAACGATATAAAATTCTTATCGCTACACATTGTAATCGATAAGGGGTTCAAAACTAAATATTAAAGGAGCCAAATCAATGGATAATAATATTAAAATTATTCCTTTTGGTGGTGTACGCGAAAATGGTAAAAATATGTACGCCGTTGAGATTGAAGATCAAATCTTCATTTTGGATACTGGGTTAAAGTATCCTGAGAATGAATTAATGGGAATTGATGTTGTCATTCCTGACTGGGAATATCTTCGTGAACATAAGGACAAGATAGTCGGAGTATTCTTAACACATGGACATGCAGATTCGATTGGGGCACTCCCATATTTCTTGATGGACTTTAATGTCCCGGTATTTGGAAGCGAGATGACGATTGCTTTAGCAAAGTTGGCAGTTAAAAACCATAAGGAAGTTAAGAAGTTTAGTGATTTCCATGTTGTGGACGCTTCAACAGCAATTGATTTTAATGATGTTACAGTTTCGTTCTTTCAGACAACCCATACTATTCCTGAAACTTTAGGGGTTGTTTTAGAAACCAAAGCAGGAAATATTGTTTATACCGGTGATTTTAAATTCGATCAAACAGCTAAAAAAGGCTATCAAACAGACCTTGCTCGTTTAGCAGAGATTGGATCACAAGGTGTATTAGCGCTTTTAAGTGATTCTGCTAGTGCTGGAATTACAGGTGCGTCTGCTCGTGAGCAAGATATTGGAGATTACATTAAAGAAACCTTTAAATACCAAAACGGTCGGATTATTGTTGCTAGTGTAGCTTCAAATATTATGCGTGTACAGCAGATTATCAATGCTGCTGTTGCTGTTGGTCGTAAGATTGTTTTATCTGGTAAAGATATTGAACAAATTATTGATACAGCGATGTCTTTGGGGAAGCTGCATTTGCCGGATGACTTATTTATTAGTCGTAAGGAAGCAGAAAAACTCGAACCAAACCAAGTTGTTATTCTGGAAACTGGTAAAATGGGTGAACCGATTAAGTCATTACAGCAAATCGCAAACGGTGATAATCCTAATTTACAGTTAACAAGTACTGATCTTGTCTTTGTTACTACTACTCCTTCTTATGCGCAGGAGACAGAGGTACAAAAGACAAAGGATATGATTTATCGTACGGGAGCAGAGGTTAAGTTTATTTCTGATGATTTGAATCCTTCTGGGCATGCTAATCAAAATGATGAACAGTTAATGTTGAACTTTATGAAGCCTAAGTTCTTTATTCCGATTCAAGGTGAATATCGTTTGTTAGATCGTCACGCGGAATTAGCAGAAGAAGTAGGGGTTCCAAAAGAAAATATCTTCCTCGTTAATAAGGGGGATGTTCTAACTTACAAAAATGGTAAATTCCATGTTGGTGAACATATTGATGTAAGTAATACTATGATTGACGGTACAGGTGTCGGTGATATCGGCAATATTGTTTTACGGGATCGACGTGTCCTGTCAGAGGATGGGATTTTTGTTGTGGTGGCAACTATCGATCGGAAAAAGAAAAAGATCGTTGCTCGACCACAAATTACGTCACGAGGATTCGTATTTGTAAAGACTAACCGTCAACTAATGCAACAGAGTGCTGACTTAGTTGAAAAGATTGTTCAAGAAAACCTAGATCAAAAAGAATTTGATTGGACTCACTTGAAACAAGATGTTCGTGATAAATTAAACCGTTTCTTGTTTGATCAAACTAAACGGCATCCAGTTATTTTGCCAGTTATTATGGAGATTAATCAGCATCAAAAGAAGATTAAAAACAATGCTGAGAAAAAAGAAGGAAAATCTGCAAAAACACGTTCGACTAAAGAACATCATCGTGGTCGTGGCAAAAAATGAATGACAAAAGAAAAAAAGTAGCTGTTTAATATAGGTAATGTGAAGGGGAGGCTGGGAGAAAACTTTCGTTTTTCTCCCAGCCTCTGTTGTTTAACGAATAATTGGATAAGGTAATGAAATAAAAGGGTGATAATAATGAATGAAACCCAACAAGATCAATATCTCCAGGCCCAAAAATTAATTGCTGAAAAAAAGTGGCAAGAAGCTAGTGATATTCTGGAAGATCTTATAAGCGAGATTGATGATTCAGAAATTGGTCGATTGACGATTGTTGCTTTGTATCATTCTCAACAATATACAAGGGCATGTACTTACTTGTTTGAATATTTAGAAGTAATGTTCGACAGCTTATCGGATGCTCAAATTGCCATTAAAATTCTGTGTCAAAACGAATTATTTGTTTTAGCAAGACAGGTAATTAGTAGTCTTTCGCAATGGCAGGAAGATTTGCTAACAATTGTTACAATAGGTGAGGAAAAATCTCGTCAAGAGTACCAAGAGACATTACAAACACGGTTGCGAGACTTTTACCATTTAGGAGATTACCCTCTTGAAGAGCAGCAAAGTAGGCTGCAAGCAGCTTTTAAGCTTCCTTTAAATGAATTTATTACAGGCGCTAAATTCTTGCTTCGTGACCCTTACACTCATCCGTTAGTCAAGTCTAGTTTGGTTGAACTGCTTAGTAAGTTACAAGTTGCAGAGCCAGTTACTGTTTATTGGCTAGATAAGAAAGAATATATAGTTGTACCAGCTGATATTCAGCCTTTAAATTCATTGCCAATCGTTAGCGAAGGTAAGAGATTAATTACAGAAAAGTGTGGAAATCAAAACCCACAGACCGAAAAAATGGCAATTCAAGAATTTCAATTACAGGTAATGTTTTTGTATCCGCGAATTAATCAGATTATTAAAGATGTTGATGAGTGGACAGATGTCTTAATCACTAGAATAGAAGGAAAGAAAGTCGCAATAGATACAGTTTCTAGTATGTGGCAGGAACGACTAGGTAAACAGATTGACGAATTAATAGAAAAACATTAGTCAAATACATTTACAAATGAACAGATAGTTGATATTATATTTAAGAATTCTTCTTCAGAGCCTAAGATTAAAGCTTTCAATTGGCGAAAAGAAGTTGTACAATATGTATAAGGGTATGTCAGTCGTCGAATTAGATGATCTGGCATTATACTTGTAAATTATCAGGAGGTTTTCATTAATGGCTGAAAAAGAACATTATGAACGTACAAAACCCCACGTTAACATTGGTACTATTGGCCATGTTGACCACGGGAAGACTACTTTAACTGCTGCTATTACAAAGGTATTGGCAGCCAAAGGTTTAGCAAAGGCAGAAGATTACGCTGATATCGATGCTGCTCCAGAAGAAAAGGAACGTGGTATCACTATCAACACTGCCCACGTTGAATACGAAACTGAAAAGCGTCACTACGCACACATTGATGCCCCTGGACACGCTGACTACGTTAAGAACATGATCACTGGTGCTGCACAAATGGATGGTGCTATCCTTGTTGTTGCTGCTACTGATGGTCCTATGCCACAAACTCGTGAACACATTCTTCTTGCTCGTCAGGTTGGTGTTCAATACATCGTTGTCTTCTTAAACAAGACTGACTTAGTTGACGATGACGAATTAGTTGACTTAGTTGAAATGGAAGTTCGTGACTTACTTAGCGAATACGATTTCCCTGGTGACGATATTCCAGTTGTTCGTGGATCTGCTCTTAAGGCACTTGAAGGTGACCCAGAACAAGAAAAAGTTATCCTTCACTTAATGGATGTTATTGATGATTACATCCCAACTCCAAAGCGTCCTACTGACAAGCCATTCATGATGCCTGTCGAAGACGTATTTACTATCACTGGTCGTGGTACTGTTGCTTCTGGTCGTATTGACCGTGGTACTGTTAAGGTCGGTGACGAAGTTGAAATCGTTGGTTTAACTGAAGACGTTCTTAAGTCAACTGTTACTGGTTTGGAAATGTTCCACAAGACTCTTGATCTTGGTGAAGCTGGGGATAACGTTGGTGTACTTCTTCGTGGTATTTCACACGACCAAATCCAACGTGGTCAAGTTTTGGCTGAACCAGGTTCAATCCAAACTCACAAGAACTTTAAGGGTGAAGTTTACGTTATGACTAAGGAAGAAGGGGGACGTCACACTCCATTCTTCTCAAACTACCGTCCACAATTTTACTTCCACACAACTGATGTTACTGGTACTATCGAATTACCAGATGGTGTAGAAATGGTTATGCCTGGTGATAACGTTACATTCACTGTTAACCTACAAAAGCCAGTTGCTCTTGAAAAGGGTCTTAAGTTCACTATTCGTGAAGGTGGACACACTGTTGGTGCCGGTGTTGTATCCGACATCTTAGACTAATTTTTGGGTACAGATGTGCTAAAAGACTTGGTTTTCCCCAAGTCTTTTTTCTTGGCTCTTCGTCAAGAAGTACTGATGAGAAAATAAAATAATTTTACTAAGCAGCTTGTGCCTGGACTTTGGCATGAGCTGTTTGTTTATTTCGCCAAGTTATTGCGATATAGGTATTTGGTAATGCAAGAAGAATTCTAATCCGGAAATTAAAGAAATTACGAAAGCCATAAGCAGTTCGTTTAATAACTTTAATTTTATTATTAGTTCCTTCAACAGGACCGTTTGTATAGGTGTCATATTTGAAACTATTATAGATTTCTTGTTTATGACTACGAAGGGTACGCTGAACTTTCTGTAGTGCTTGTGGAAGCTGTGTCCATTTAATTACGAGTAAGTTTTTTAATTCTTTCTTACTACGATGAGCAATCGCCATAATTAAGTCTTGATAGTATTCATAAGCTTTTTTTAATTCATTATCAAAACTTAGGAGACGGTGAATAACTTCAACATCGGTTAATTGAGCGTAACTAAAGTTACGTCTTGGCCAATAATTATTATATTTAAGCTCATTAGCAGGTGTTAAGAGTAATTTCCAAAAATGCTTAAGTGCACGCCACTCATGAGTGGCAGCACCAGCGCGATTCATTACTTGAATCCTGATTTTATTTAATGCACGATACGCTTGAGCAACGATGTGAAAATGATCAGCGATAATTATAGCGTGAGGGAAGAGTTCATGAATTAAGTGACGATATGGAGTGTATAAGTCAACTGTTACTGTTTGAACTGCTAGGCGTGCTGAACGGTCATATCGAAGAAAGTAGTTCCGCAAATAACTATTTTTTCGTGACAGGATAATGTCAAGTGTCCGTTTATTTTCAATGTTCATTAGAATCATACTCATTCCACTGGGCGCAAAGCGACCAGATTTAAAATCATCAAAAGCAATATGGCGAGGCAACCAATGATAGTTAGGCTTGAAAAATTGATCAAGGTTTGTAATGACTCGTCTAATTGTCCAGTCAGAGACATTTAGTTCTTTGGCTAAATCACTTTGTGATTCATTTTTCGTCAGAAGCATCATGGCTCGTTGTTTTATCGCTAAAGAAATAAGATCATGATAATTAATATCTCTAACAGCCGCTAATTTAGTAATTACTTCAGGACAAGAAGAGGAAGCTTTACAGATATATTTTTGCTTTTTAATCGACCAGATTGTTGGTTTAAAGTGAAGCTCTGGTCCCAAGCAATTAACTGTTTTATAGCCATTCTTACACATTAGCTGTCCACATCGTGGGCAATGCATAGGATAAGTTTGGATGAGATGGACAATGATTTGATTAGGTTGATCTTCAATTGGATTATCAAAGTTCTTTTCATCTAGTTTGAGATGTTAGTGTAAGATTTTCATAGGTTGGATGAATAATTCATCTGGTCGTGGAAATCTTTTTTGTAGACCAATTTACTTATTTACAAAAAAAGAAAAGACCAGTAGCCTTTAGTGTGTCGGCTATAATGCCCTCTGAGTATACAGATGAAATAGAAAATTCATCTTATACTCGGAGGGCTTTTTCTATGGGAAGAAAATCTAAATACTCA
This region includes:
- the holA gene encoding DNA polymerase III subunit delta; translation: MDIAQLSTQLKTKTPAMVYLILGKQQVLQQQAIDAFTSLIPENEQVMNVGRYDMEATPLAVALDDAMATPFFGERRLVIINKPVFLTGEKKHSKVEHDLDSLKKYLEHPEPSTILVFAAPYEKLDGRKGIVKQLKKTAVLVDASPLDEPAARQRVRTQLSTAGFEISEAALDELVQRTNADYGMMDASLTKLKILAYHEKKIDQNMVAALVPQSLDENVFDLVTAVLKHNQIKALDLYQQLLAGQQPPLRINAVLVGQFRLLIQIKVLSKRGLTQGSLASQLNVHPYRIKLGLKTVRDFSMQALENAYLGLIRIEQSLKTTQRDPSLLFQLFMLQYSQQSKKAGA
- a CDS encoding helix-turn-helix domain-containing protein, whose amino-acid sequence is MGRKSKYSAEEKLLILNEVLRNGIHKVITKYKISQKTIRRWSLLYKYQGMPGLQTSHHNQSYSKEFKNSLVEQYQQTDEALDLFAIKHGLRSQRQLEQWIIRYNESNLKAYTPRKRDSKMSGRKTDFEERLTIIEELIKHDVNYNWAVEKYHISYQQVYGWYQKYRKSGNDPESLRDRRGKAKPEEKWTEVDRLKAENRLLRAQLEKQEMEIAFAKKLTEIRNREVEKDSGTKPSKN
- a CDS encoding IS3 family transposase — encoded protein: MNRNTQSGGGKGLRYQAIKELNQENGWSISQLCKIADSSRDGYYKWLNRKPSRYHNEQAELLEAIVELEEEHNWTLGYLAMTTQLSFENRLSFTAGLKRITNCMRKHGIRANIRKKKRNRIQRHEEYINDNLLQGQFDRETKNEVWVTDTTEVAYGEHTLHKVRVHVILDLYGRYALSYNISDTETSSAVIETFNRAFTVEPDAQPMVHTDRGSAYCSSMFNDYLASKNCIHSMSHPGHP
- a CDS encoding IS3 family transposase; this translates as MNKHNRPKTLAELEQLVKGAIEYFNTKRAYTSKNGLTAEKFRNQAA
- a CDS encoding IS3 family transposase, translated to MDVQHALESHPSINGMCDYVGISRSGYYQREKRHNHQSPRKLRKKFIQGEIKAIWLKSLCIYGAGKITQELRSKGYKIAERTVGKYMRELGIHAVYLTPWTTTTRNSKFDKQLINILDEQFNPLRPNAVWCIDTTYIPVHDGFVYLTSIMDLYSRRIIGWDLSETLEVSNVIPLIEKTKHSRHISKPLIMHSDRGSQFTSEAYNQVTANMTLSYSKKAYPWDNACIESFHALIKREWINRFKIHSYSEAKRLVFQYIETFYNTVRIHSHCGFKSPKQLEDEYQTQIQNLVVA
- a CDS encoding transposase, which codes for MTKHSYDKEFKEQAVQYYLDNKDHMTMNEISKNLGIGASTLHKWIKLFTETGEFGRGSGNFASDKDKEIARLKRQLRDAEGAIEVLKKSIGILSK
- the rpsT gene encoding 30S ribosomal protein S20, giving the protein MPIIKSAIERVRTSEKAEARNASQLSQMRTAIKKFDKAKLAGADNLDDLYKVAISAIDRAHSKGLIKANKAARDKSRLSARYAK
- the rpsO gene encoding 30S ribosomal protein S15 is translated as MAISKERKDQIIKEFATHEGDTGSTQVQVAVLTADINELNDHLRTHKHDYHSQRGLMKKIGHRRNLLAYLRRTDLPAYRELIQKLGLRR
- a CDS encoding ribonuclease J → MDNNIKIIPFGGVRENGKNMYAVEIEDQIFILDTGLKYPENELMGIDVVIPDWEYLREHKDKIVGVFLTHGHADSIGALPYFLMDFNVPVFGSEMTIALAKLAVKNHKEVKKFSDFHVVDASTAIDFNDVTVSFFQTTHTIPETLGVVLETKAGNIVYTGDFKFDQTAKKGYQTDLARLAEIGSQGVLALLSDSASAGITGASAREQDIGDYIKETFKYQNGRIIVASVASNIMRVQQIINAAVAVGRKIVLSGKDIEQIIDTAMSLGKLHLPDDLFISRKEAEKLEPNQVVILETGKMGEPIKSLQQIANGDNPNLQLTSTDLVFVTTTPSYAQETEVQKTKDMIYRTGAEVKFISDDLNPSGHANQNDEQLMLNFMKPKFFIPIQGEYRLLDRHAELAEEVGVPKENIFLVNKGDVLTYKNGKFHVGEHIDVSNTMIDGTGVGDIGNIVLRDRRVLSEDGIFVVVATIDRKKKKIVARPQITSRGFVFVKTNRQLMQQSADLVEKIVQENLDQKEFDWTHLKQDVRDKLNRFLFDQTKRHPVILPVIMEINQHQKKIKNNAEKKEGKSAKTRSTKEHHRGRGKK
- the tuf gene encoding elongation factor Tu; protein product: MAEKEHYERTKPHVNIGTIGHVDHGKTTLTAAITKVLAAKGLAKAEDYADIDAAPEEKERGITINTAHVEYETEKRHYAHIDAPGHADYVKNMITGAAQMDGAILVVAATDGPMPQTREHILLARQVGVQYIVVFLNKTDLVDDDELVDLVEMEVRDLLSEYDFPGDDIPVVRGSALKALEGDPEQEKVILHLMDVIDDYIPTPKRPTDKPFMMPVEDVFTITGRGTVASGRIDRGTVKVGDEVEIVGLTEDVLKSTVTGLEMFHKTLDLGEAGDNVGVLLRGISHDQIQRGQVLAEPGSIQTHKNFKGEVYVMTKEEGGRHTPFFSNYRPQFYFHTTDVTGTIELPDGVEMVMPGDNVTFTVNLQKPVALEKGLKFTIREGGHTVGAGVVSDILD